The genomic stretch AgatatgttttattttatttccttcaCTCTTTGCCGTCAACAGGTTACATTGTACTGTATGTTCGTGGCCATCATGGCGTTTCACGCCCGTATCAGTGACCCGCGGGTTGGCGGGACGTACTTGACCCTTTTGAACACACTAACAAATCTGGGTGGTAATTGGTGTCAGACGCTTGCTCTGTGGCTTGTGGATGGACTCACCTGGTCAAGCTGTGTTGGTGCATCTATACCAGGGCTACATTGTAGCGGAAAAATACATGCCAAGGTGACTaactaatttctttttttacagtGTCGAAACATTTCTTAGTCAGACAAAGCACAGTATCACGAGATCTGCACAAAAATCCATGACGTAATTTGTGTTAATGGAAACGTTGCTAAAATTCCCCTTTTTTGTTAAGAGGTATTTGATACATGTAAGTACATGTAGAATGAATCTTTCGAAAAGTAGTTACTGTTGAATTTTCTATTAACAAAGAcgcaaaatagtttaaaacaacgacaacaacaacaagaattaACAGGACTGCATCTTGAAAAAGTTAGGCTCACTTAGCAGACTTTCATCTTCTATTGAGCACTGTGTGTCTGCCAAATACTTTCtaaaaacagtattttttgcattttttcttcttattttttatgaaaactcTTCTCTTGGTACTTGTTCATAATTTCAGCGAACGTATGACAAGAATGCCAAGGATAATGCCTCTTTCAGTGAAATGGTAACTCGCTAATGTCGCGGCAGATCTCCCTTTACAGATACTTTAGTTGTAGGTGCCTGCTTCTTTCCCTCTTACTCTgaggagaaaaaacaaaaacaaacaaacaaacaaacaaacaaacaaaagagcaAACAACGAACAAACCAACAAAATCATAAATGGGAAAGGCTAATAGAAGAGGAAGTGACGATGACTGAATTCTCATGGTCTAAGTTTACTTTTCAGGACTGTACGAATGCTGGTGGTGTGTGCCAAATTTTTGTCGATGGCTACTATGTCGAGTCCATCGTCTGTGTGGTGCTTGGTGTTTTGTGGCTTCGatggaaaggaaaacaaacaagagcTCTACAAGACTTACCAGAATCAGTTTGGAGATACCAGtaatatatatgaaaaaatatatatattgaaatGGACAGTGTTACAAGTAATAATCCATTTGTTACCAAAACCGAAGAATTTCCGACATGTATTTCGCGAAATTAAGTGAAATTAGAAATTATTACGGAAAAATGCGAGCAGTGCACCTCGCAACAGACTGAACCAAGTTAGTAGTTGTGTCTCAAGTGCAAAACTCCTTGAAACATATATCTTTGCTTCATTGTTATTAAAGTAAGAAAGTAATATCTAGTGGAATATAGACTCTGGTTACACACATACTCCGTGGTTGTTGGATCTCGGTCTAAGCTCTTCCACTATGCATAAAAGTCGAAAGAGAGAACACGGAAGCTTGATAAAGGCGATCCCCATGTCAGAAAGGACAGTGGGTTAGTATAAGATTCTTGGAAAGTGTCACCCATCCCTCCcctggtacccccccccccccccccccccctgccaaCAACTTGCTCTAAGTGAGAAGTTAGTGTTAACGTTGGATTCgtgggagggagggagggagtgGTCGGTATATCCTAATCCAGGACACACTTGACACCTTGTAAGCTTCAAGGGAATTACATTATTCAGTGTCACAAAAAGATgccttttattttctaaaacttGAAAGGAACgattttatttattatcttgTTATGTTTAATTGCAAGCCTGTTGTCATCATCTGATTGCTCTATTCTCAGATCACGTGTTGCCATACTCAAGTAACGAACTCACACGTGACCTACCCTTCAGGTTCAATAATTATTCGCCCAGTTGCCTTCAAGCAACagaattgttaattatttgtttcaatCACAGCTCGTACGTATTAATGATTGTACAATGTATTTTGATTATCAGTTTTGGGTCTACCACGGTGTTTAGCATGTAGCGTTTGTTGTCTCTCttacactgtaatttttttttttttggttttgttttatatCACCTGTGAGTCTGGCAAGTTATTTGGCAAAGTtgaggctaagttattttactgttgttttcttctgttATCAGTAAAACGCTGACGAGAAGAGAATTTTGATAAAtcatacaccgaatgcaaatatggcggacctctcggccggcccgggtctagttgcgcgaaagcgaggctagttaGGCCtcgagagttttgttttgactgcgcgtcttagcgattgagtcgaTCGATATGGTTTGTATCGAGTTGTTGCATGCCCGAGGGCGAGGGCcaccaaaaagaagattttactctagctggaatagcctttactttcccgagatctgttcacaaagaaacttaaagattcatgcgattcggcgcggcgatgGAAAGCACTTTACGGCGAAACTGTGCTCGTTCACTTGCTTTAGATTAGAAGACTCACGAAtgtatttgaatgaaataattttcacaagagatggtgctgttccaagatgtttgcatggtctgttatttatccaacaaaaggtaaacattctcgaGAACGGGAGCATCCGCGGTGGACCGTAAGATCTTTCAGATTTCCCGCTGAaaacagctgcattaaaatatactgtaacaacaacaataaaaatcgCCTGTTAATCCTACAAGCGTGCCCTGTGAAACTATGTAAGAACCAGAAGGAAGCGACATATTTCAAGAACAGTCCTTGACCAAAATACACTGAAAAACTAACGGAGGAACCGTTGCCAActaagaaagtaagaagaagaaaaaaggttctggaagaaaaagaGCGTGCAAGTATTCGAGCATAGTATTTGACCTTGCGTGTGATCTATTTTAGCAACTTGTCGAATAGTTTCCAGATAAACAAACAGCTagcgattttccaaaaattgcttcttttatgGCACTGCTCAAACTCTTAAACACAGGATCGTGAAGACTGTGAAAAAACATTCGCCCTTGTTGTTTGTCGTTGTGTCCCTGAGAGCGCCTAAAGATTGGTAAGTCGCGACGGCGGATTCACTCGTCCTCGAGGATATTTACCTTTCCTTGGTAAGAGAACGGAGaaagcaaacttgaaacagaACCATGAATCTGTCAGTTATTCACCCATTCTAATAGTTTCGTGAGTCTTCTCTTCTGaagtgaagcgagcacactttcgttcttttaaaaaataactccgTGAtagcacaggtaacccaggctctgtgatagcaCCACAGTACgattccagtaaaattacagtgtttgtatggggtaaaaatatcatcctaaaatttctaggaaatactaaataaagatcaataaaacttactctgcagttaattgttgttgtccttattgctccaacgaagtttcgtgataatttgcagtaatttgtttaaattcactctatctacaatagtaatatacaaggtaggaaacacgaggtgccattttcaccgacatgctctcattcaacacaactttttccacgaaattcgaactccaacggaaaataaacatgccaggatcgtagaaataggatagcagcagatatagaaaccaatgaagctttcccagatagagaaacgaattccacagactttgacaaactcgaagaatataatccaaacagaccgagaatatgctcgccgaagcagccgggccagatcaacacGCGGCCAAGAAAGTGAGGCCTGgacactgtacaaaaaaattccatcccgggggtcctggggtgacctttctagccggaccgatacatcatttgcccaaagccaccctcccctgctggaaaaatacttgatagaaggcgattgttcttcctagccaatcactatttgccagagcaaaccccgcacacgcgcctaaatttaaatggctagaaaaattaatataatcaGGAGAGTCTGCGGAGTTACAAGGCGCcccatttcttttactaaggaatgcaaataacagtaatgaaactaatgaaataacaaCGCGAAATACTTACAAGGCGGGCTAAAAACAATGTTGAACAAAAGGTAGATGATGACTGAGATACTGTTGCTGTGAACTCTCGACCGAAACTATCGTAAATAAACGGTGAAGCTTACAaactaatgtcaaaaattatacagaaaattgcgaaagaatatgaattgcgataactgagacgaatgtgaaaggcacgtgcaccagtaaacaaagaactaaCGCGATTAACATATTTAGCGATTAATGCGGCAGTACCACGCCGACTTCTTGTCAATACAAGTGAACGCTCTATCGGTTAAATATGTGAATCATCGTGATAGacctctctttgaatttggtcctgttgtacaaatgcctcggtaagagccaaaattcacttatatcttttgctcgttttaagttttgtaaatccTCCTTCGTTGTTCTTTCCTTTGCCCTGAACCTTGCCCTATTGATGTTTGATAAACTTTCTGAGGACCAGCGCCAGGCGCTGAATATAGTTCGAGAGGGACATAATCTCTTTATAACAGGCCAGGGTGGTacggctaggaagaacaattgccttctattaagtattttttcagcagggtagggtggctttgggcaaattaTGTATCGGACTATCGGTGCCCAGaaaggtcacctcaggactcccgggatgatttttttttgtacagtgcccaggcctcattttcttggccgcgtgttgatctggcccggctgcttcggcgagcatattctcggtctgtttggattatattcttcgagtttgtcaaagtctgtggaattcgtttctctatctgggaaagcttcattggtttctatatctgctgctatcctatttctacgatcctggcgtgtttattttccgttggagttcgaatttcgtggaaaaagttgtgttgaatgagagcatgtcggcaaaaatggcacctcgtgtttcctaccttgtatattactgttgtagatagagtgaatttaaacaaattactgcaaattatcacgaaacttcgttggagcaataaggacaacaacaattaactgcagagtaagttttattgatctttatttagtatttcctagaaattttaggatgatatttttaccccatacaaacactgtaattttactggaaccgtactgtggtactatccagagcctgggttacctgtggtgaTAGTAGAGTGCCTCCattcgccgcgccgaatcgcttGAATCCATTTCTTTGTTCGTAAAGAACTTTGGCACAGCGAAGATAATCAACTTTCGTCTCTGCTGGAGTTAAATCTCCTATTTGATGGCTCTTAAGCTCGTAACAACTCGAAGGGAACCATATTCATCGACTGAatcagtcaaaacaaaactatcgaggcctcactagcctcgctttcgcgcaactagacccgggccgaccgagagatccaccatatttgcattcggtgtataaacaattttaatGTCACGTTATCTTTCTTATCATTAATATATTGTTAAAATAATTGATACCAATGTTGAAGTAAAAGCcctcgttgcgaatcgtcccttGAAACATCACGGGACGATTTCgcaacggccattttttttttttgcgcctGCGAGAGTTGCAAGTTAGTGTTAAAAGTGTGTAAGGAGATGTTACACAAGACGATTCACAACGAAACCTTTTTTGCGCAGCAAAAGTGCAAACAAAAACCCTTGCATGGAACAATTTTTAGCTGGACAAAGGAAGCGAAAAAGGGCTCAAAAGACGTTGCGTGAAAAATCTTTGAGAAGAATCTTTCTCTGTAACATCGCCTTTATATCAATAAAACATGTTGCTTGTGAGAgcccggttaatacggacaccaggACTACACTGTAGTTGCAAAAAGAGACCAACTAAACGTGAGATATCACAAAAAAGTCAAAACCGAACTTAAAAACCGAATTGAAAGTATAATATTGGATACTCTAATTGCATAAGCTATTTAACCCGAACTTTGGACTGAAATTTACGCATGTCTTTTAGCTCACGAATGCTCTTTTTCAGCCTTAAACTGAGGTAAATGTGTTAACGTATTTCCGTTAAACATCAATACGCGCTATGCAACTTCCAGCAAGAAAGGCAATGTTATAAATCAAAGCCATAAGAGAACGTCAATAATCAATAAGAggataagggaaagttcatttaatatgacaaggggggggggatgaagatattgaggggggggctccgaaaatttttagacacccgaaggggtgctctgaaaaaattgttgcgctaggagggggggactccgaaaatttgtatacttcaaaaccaacacatgacatcatcatacagatcggatggttttcaactcaacaatttaatgacctgtgcaactcagctatatcacgtggtttacagatataacaaatgtagtctcagtaattattacactcttgttcatcccaaaaatgctttagaaaattgtatcacaactgtatctcaagtttgtcatagtataaaccattgaagacaataacggtaaatatatttaatacagtctagcgatcttttttcaggggagcaaaggaattgaaggaggagggggggggggggggctctgaaattttttcgacttccaaggagggggctcctaaaaaattgaaccgctagcgaggggggctgctaaaatttcaagcttcgagtttcaatatcttcatccccccccccccccccccttgtcatattaaatgaactttccctaaacgCACAAAAATCGAGGTGATGTTATGATTACTCAGGGccaaagaacaacaacaagagCAAAAGGGCAGAAGGTAAAGCttttgattaatttttattttacggtTGAGGGCCGAGGACTCAGGAAATAAGAAATTCTGTACACAGCTCATCCCTTTTTGTGGTTGTTAATTCTAATTTCAAAGCTTTTCTTTAGTGTGTCTACGTATTTCACCTCTCTTCTCATGGTAGATACCTATCAGAAACATTTTCTTTGCTAATCTTTTATTCCTGGAatgttgagaaaaaaaaagaaaaaaatagctaCATCATCAAACACACAAATAAGCTTTTATGCACATTAAAATGATTACACTCCACTCACGAGTTTATTCCCGTTTAGCGGAAGCCCctaagtttgtttgtttgtttgttttttaagccTTTTGTTAATTCGATAACGGtttgagggttgtccaatacagTCAACTAGACTCTGAGGAAGGAATTAAAGATTTTGAGGGTTCAGTAACATTTTAACTTTCCTAAAGTGTGATAGCCCTCTTCCTGCCCACCTTTTACGTCTCCAAACCTTAACTGGGAGACAGGGAGAAAATTTTTGTCGGTAAGCAGTCCGCTGTCATCACGCCATACGTCATCGTTTAAGTTGCAGTTACAGTTTATGTTAGGTTGATCACAGCTTCCCAGAATGGCACAGCCACACTTTCGAGGTACATCAGAACCGCCCCAGTAATCCATCCGTATTCCCTGTCGAGAAACCCACCACGCTCTTCCTCTAAACAACAAGATAGACTTTCGACAGTCGTATCTTATAAACTGTTCGCAATGTGAGGACAGGTTGGCTAACGCTGCTAGCTGAGTGGGGTTGGCACCTTTATAATGAACGTCACGTGAATAGCATCCGGGAGGATCGCATCCAGTCACGTGCGTCGTATTCTCAGTATCGTGACTTATAACTGTAACTCCAACGCCTCCTTTTTCAACCATGTTACAGTACACTTCAAATGGAGCCTCGCCTCCATCCCCATCAGGATCGATGAAGAACCATCCACTAATGTACGATTTAACGTCGTGGCATGTTCTAGGTTGCTCCACTTGGAACGTATTCATCATCGGTTCAGTGGTTGCAAATATTGTCGACAAGGGCTGATTTCCTTGTGTGGTAGATACTGTTTTGGTTGTTCGTAGTATCTGGCTGGTCGGTATTTCTTGGCTGGTTTGCGGTGATCGTGTTGTCAGTTGTATTAATTGTGCGTGTTCAGTACTTGGATGTTTGATGGTATGTGTCACTTGGATGGAGGTCTGAGGTTTGGTAGACACTGTTTTGGTTGTTCGTAGTATCTGGCTGGTCAGTATTTCTTGGCTGGTTTGTGGTGATCGTGTTGTCAGTTGTATTAATTGTGCGTGTTCAGTACTTGGATGTTTGACGGTATGTGTCCCTTGGATGGAGGTTTGGGGTTCTTTACTTGTCTGAATCCCTTGAGTAACTTGCTGCCCTTCGGTAGTCTGTGTTATTTGTAGCCCTTTGGCATGGGTGATAAATGATGCTTTATTGATAGCAGAAACTTTAgtaggaaaaagaaatataagtTTAAAGCATAATTAACAAGACTACAAACAAAACGTCTGAGATAACGCTCGACACTGAAAAAGAGAAGAGACATCGTGACCTAAGAAGGTTGAAATAAAACTCTTCTCAATCTAGTTCCTAAGAATTTCTGAAGAACGGTGGTCCAGAATCTTCATAGAGGAACACTCAAAAAGgattagaagaagaagaagacgaagaagaagaagaagaggaagaagaagaagaagaagaagaagaagaggaagaagaagaagaagaaattcttACGTAGAAGCCCACCCATCTCAGTTATCCTCCGATTCATCCCTTTAATTGTTTTCATTTATACAAagtattgaaattaaaaaaatgtatattgATTAGTACCTGATGATTTCTCCTTGTTTTCAATGCATCTGTACCCTTTACTGGAGAATCCGTTTTGACATGTTGAATTTGGTGGGCATGGATTATTCACACAAGCgttctaaagaaaaagaaggctaattttggctgtagaaaatCACTAATGAGATTGAAGGAAACTCTAGCTGCGATTAATTCGGCCTGATCATCCGTTAGGATCTTTTTAGTCCTGCTTTTGACCGCCCTTCTACTCCCCCTCGCCGACGATTGACACTGCCAAAACCTTATATTAAATTGAGGCGTGCCACGAAGTGATGACTCagtaggccatttccaagttttTAAAGGCCGATGCATGCTAGGGATTTTGCtccggagcatgctccaggggcACGATCCGGGAGCAAAGCTCCTCCGTGTGTATCAACGATTTCATGGGTATACTTCATCCTCGAgagcagaatttccaccccgcaaaatgctccacgatATTAAACaggttaaatatttgggagcaagCTCCCGGGGCAAATTGAGCGAACTTGAAAATGCTTCCTCGTGTGTACTGACACGTGCAAAATgagcctggagcatgctccgggagcaaaacccctcgtgtgtatcggccttaAAACTATCACTTTCGAAATGAGGTTAAGTGCAAAATCCTTCTTGTGAAactgagttttatttgcatgagaatataTAAAATATCATTAGTCATATTTATGATTTCGCACTTAGACTAGCTTGTGGGaacgtatatttgggcgtggtcgaATGAGAATATAAAATATCATCAGTCATATTTATGATTTCGCACTTAGACTGGCTTGGAGCAACTCGGAATTGGCCTATTTCCTTTTCATGAAAAAGCCCTTGGAAAAGTCAGAGCATTCTTGAAATTTACTCTGAAGTCATTATACATTCGCCActcccaaaacaaaggaaaataaatttaaccCCCGATAAAATTGAATTACAGCAAACAGGGGCACCGATACGAAAGTCGCATGTAGTTAAGGCGCTCTTAATTTCATGAAGAAAGATTATTTCTTCTCTTCAACTAAACTGTAACCCAGAGCGGTTCTTGTATAATTAAAGGTGGCCTTTATAAACTAACCTCAATTGGTTGATAGATACTCCCATGACGACGTGTTAGTGATCCTGGATGAAGTTCATGGTCAGAATTACTTAACTCGCAAGTCATTGTTCCATTCACTTGGGAAGATACGACATTGAACGATATACAGTTACTTTCCATGTAACACTTTGCGTCACAATTGCGTCCCCCCTGCACTTGAATGGTTCTATTAGAACcattcattatttatcacctggggggggtcggaggattttgggggggatcacttgatttttaggagaacagagggggggatcagtcgtaactgagagcccaaaagggggggatcactgaaaattttggaaggattcagaggggggaccactcaaatctgcttgaacaatgccagtttgaaagcacacaacataaatgtgcccattctgctgggagatgatggcatttgcaatctcaatttgttctattaacacaactttatttaaaaaacggaagtctgtcacactggcgaatgtgtgcatttcaatttatatcgagaaagctttgttttaacgcttttatatttttccttttataacgtgctcatgacttagctaatattcatctttaaacatgacaggtgaattctaaattgtgaactatataaacttctgataactgaaacattgtaaaaagcgtgtttgtttaaacataaccaaattgtcgctaaatatgacctgctgatagggacttggcggactgctatttggcactctaaaaaaagtaactttgcagtttcaagcactgattgcagtttcaagcactttgcagttttaagcaagattgcttgtatttcaactgaattcagatgtctggatccagactagaaaaagacacggatcaagagacacttttaaaaaaagactgcgcgataacggctttattatgctgtaagtacatcatagttagaaatactacctgtatatgaacgtttaaaacactaa from Porites lutea chromosome 1, jaPorLute2.1, whole genome shotgun sequence encodes the following:
- the LOC140937055 gene encoding uncharacterized protein, giving the protein MSPTFLLLSRKGYLKCEDMDFPLFLQVFCMSYLRTFAQADNCRTLRFKSAMKGYHLQNHVFRTIQVQGGRNCDAKCYMESNCISFNVVSSQVNGTMTCELSNSDHELHPGSLTRRHGSIYQPIENACVNNPCPPNSTCQNGFSSKGYRCIENKEKSSVSAINKASFITHAKGLQITQTTEGQQVTQGIQTSKEPQTSIQGTHTVKHPSTEHAQLIQLTTRSPQTSQEILTSQILRTTKTVSTKPQTSIQVTHTIKHPSTEHAQLIQLTTRSPQTSQEIPTSQILRTTKTVSTTQGNQPLSTIFATTEPMMNTFQVEQPRTCHDVKSYISGWFFIDPDGDGGEAPFEVYCNMVEKGGVGVTVISHDTENTTHVTGCDPPGCYSRDVHYKGANPTQLAALANLSSHCEQFIRYDCRKSILLFRGRAWWVSRQGIRMDYWGGSDVPRKCGCAILGSCDQPNINCNCNLNDDVWRDDSGLLTDKNFLPVSQLRFGDVKGGQEEGYHTLGKLKCY